In Flavobacterium okayamense, a single window of DNA contains:
- a CDS encoding RluA family pseudouridine synthase: protein MKILSTKDNLQVLYEDNHIIVVNKRIGDIVQGDKTGDKPLSEIVKEYIKVKYNKPGEVFLGVVHRLDRPTSGIVVFARTSKALSRLNETFKNKENQKTYWAVVKNCPPKESDTLVHFLTRNPKNNTSKAHSKEVPNSKKSSLSYSILSKLDNYFALEIDLHTGRHHQIRCQLAAIGSPIKGDLKYGFNRSNPDGGIHLHARKLILKHPVTKEIITFIAPTPDDVVWNLIN, encoded by the coding sequence ATGAAAATCCTATCAACTAAAGATAATTTGCAAGTTCTATACGAAGACAATCATATTATTGTGGTAAATAAGCGCATAGGTGATATTGTTCAAGGTGATAAAACTGGAGACAAACCGCTTTCAGAAATTGTAAAAGAATATATTAAAGTTAAGTATAATAAGCCTGGAGAAGTCTTTTTAGGAGTTGTTCATCGATTAGATCGACCAACTTCAGGAATTGTTGTATTTGCTAGAACTTCTAAAGCATTGTCGCGTTTAAACGAAACTTTTAAAAACAAGGAAAACCAAAAAACGTATTGGGCTGTTGTAAAAAATTGCCCGCCTAAAGAAAGTGATACTTTAGTTCATTTCTTAACTCGAAATCCCAAAAACAATACTTCTAAAGCACATTCTAAAGAAGTTCCGAATAGTAAAAAATCGAGTCTTTCCTACTCTATTCTATCAAAACTTGATAATTATTTTGCACTTGAAATTGATTTGCACACAGGCAGACATCATCAAATACGTTGTCAGTTAGCAGCAATTGGCTCACCTATAAAAGGTGATTTAAAATATGGTTTCAATAGAAGTAATCCAGATGGTGGCATTCATTTACATGCAAGAAAATTAATTTTAAAACATCCTGTTACAAAAGAAATTATTACTTTCATAGCTCCAACTCCAGATGATGTTGTTTGGAATTTAATTAATTAA
- a CDS encoding DUF2809 domain-containing protein: MSLIPLFIGDFLYAILIYFGLRFLFLNHKKEVIAIIGLLLCFSIELSQLIQGIEWLNSIRKTQLGHYILGEGFLWSDIIAYIFGIVISYFNDKK; the protein is encoded by the coding sequence GTGAGTCTTATTCCATTATTTATTGGCGATTTTTTATACGCAATATTAATTTACTTTGGTTTACGTTTTTTATTTCTAAACCATAAAAAAGAAGTAATTGCTATTATTGGTTTACTTCTTTGTTTTTCAATTGAACTTTCACAATTAATTCAAGGAATAGAATGGTTAAATAGCATTAGGAAAACACAATTAGGCCATTATATTCTTGGGGAAGGTTTTTTATGGAGCGATATAATTGCTTATATTTTTGGAATAGTGATTTCTTATTTTAACGATAAAAAATAA
- a CDS encoding nuclear transport factor 2 family protein gives MQKVFVFIATLISSLVLSQNSDPKQIVDEFFIGFHAKDSIVLQKVCHTNMSLQTVTNAKENSRLKTEKASEFFKSIASIPDNIKVLEKITDYEVKIDGNMAHVWTPYEFYVNGQLSHIGVNSFTMVKEPNGEWKIVHIIDTRRKQ, from the coding sequence ATGCAAAAAGTTTTTGTTTTTATAGCAACTCTAATATCAAGTTTAGTATTAAGTCAAAACTCTGATCCTAAACAAATTGTTGATGAGTTTTTTATTGGATTTCATGCAAAGGATTCAATAGTACTCCAGAAAGTTTGTCATACAAACATGTCACTTCAAACTGTTACAAACGCTAAAGAAAATTCAAGATTAAAAACAGAAAAAGCTTCAGAGTTTTTTAAATCCATAGCTTCAATTCCTGATAATATTAAAGTATTGGAAAAAATTACCGATTATGAAGTTAAAATAGATGGTAATATGGCACATGTTTGGACTCCATATGAATTTTATGTTAACGGCCAATTAAGCCATATAGGAGTAAATTCATTTACTATGGTGAAAGAACCAAATGGAGAATGGAAAATTGTACATATTATTGATACTAGAAGAAAACAATAA
- the panB gene encoding 3-methyl-2-oxobutanoate hydroxymethyltransferase: MSVAKKDYKRITTKTLIEMKENGEKISMLTAYDFTMAKIVDTAGVDVILVGDSASNVMAGHETTLPITLDQMIYHASSVVRAAARALVVVDLPFGSYQSDSKEALRSAIRVMKESGGHAVKLEGGREIKESIKKILQAGIPVMGHLGLTPQSIYKFGTYTVRAKEDEEAEKLIEDAKMLEKIGCFALVLEKIPAKLAKRVAESISIPVIGIGAGNGVDGQVLVVHDMIGMTHEFHPRFLRRYMNLFEDMSNAIGQYVDDVKSQDFPNDNEQY; encoded by the coding sequence ATGTCTGTAGCTAAAAAAGATTATAAAAGAATTACCACAAAAACATTAATCGAGATGAAAGAAAATGGAGAAAAAATCTCCATGTTAACTGCATACGATTTCACTATGGCTAAAATTGTTGACACTGCAGGTGTAGATGTTATTTTAGTTGGTGATTCAGCTAGTAATGTAATGGCCGGACATGAAACAACTCTTCCTATTACATTAGATCAAATGATTTATCATGCTTCATCTGTTGTTAGAGCTGCTGCAAGAGCATTAGTGGTTGTTGATTTACCATTTGGAAGTTATCAATCAGATTCTAAAGAAGCTTTACGTTCGGCAATTCGTGTAATGAAAGAAAGTGGCGGACATGCGGTAAAATTAGAAGGCGGAAGAGAAATTAAAGAATCTATAAAAAAAATACTTCAAGCAGGAATACCGGTAATGGGACATTTAGGACTAACACCTCAATCAATCTACAAATTCGGCACATATACCGTTAGAGCTAAAGAAGACGAAGAAGCTGAAAAACTAATTGAAGACGCTAAAATGCTTGAAAAAATTGGTTGTTTTGCTCTTGTTTTAGAAAAAATTCCTGCAAAATTAGCTAAACGAGTTGCCGAAAGCATTTCAATTCCTGTCATTGGAATTGGTGCTGGAAATGGCGTAGACGGACAAGTTTTAGTGGTACATGATATGATAGGAATGACACATGAATTTCACCCAAGATTTTTACGTCGATACATGAATTTGTTTGAAGATATGAGCAATGCTATCGGACAATACGTTGATGATGTTAAATCTCAAGATTTTCCTAACGATAATGAACAATATTAG
- a CDS encoding L-serine ammonia-lyase: MECISVFDMLKIGVGPSSSHTLGPWRAAERFLNEVREQKLIDTIIRVKVDLYGSLSLTGKGHATDLAVMLGLSGADPEYIPVESIDVIISAIKNKNEIFLGNEIIIPFNPETDIVFNRNFLPFHANGLTFTVYTETTEYSSTFYSIGGGFVVKEDENNGNEEIKYAFPYPVDKASELLDFCHKENKSISQIVYENEKSMRTEEEINSELLRIWDTMLECMYIGCHTEGTLPGGLNVRRRAYDMHKNLIGVLPYDDPYSWLQIIRQTEVKFRQILKWVSCFALSVNEVNASLGRVVTAPTNGSAGVIPAVLMYYMVIENHEANEEQIKQFLMVAGEIGSIFKKGATISAAMGGCQAEIGVSSAMAAGALCEVMGGTPDQVLVAAEIAMEHHLGLTCDPIGGLVQIPCIERNTMGAIKAINAAELALETDAKNVKVPLDKVVNTMWETAKDMNSKYKETSEGGLAIGVNLADC; encoded by the coding sequence ATGGAATGTATTTCAGTTTTCGATATGTTGAAAATTGGTGTTGGACCTTCAAGTTCACACACTCTTGGACCTTGGCGTGCAGCCGAAAGATTTTTAAATGAAGTTAGAGAACAAAAACTAATAGATACAATCATTCGAGTAAAAGTTGATTTATATGGTTCTTTATCTTTAACAGGAAAAGGACATGCTACAGATTTAGCAGTTATGCTTGGATTAAGTGGCGCTGACCCAGAATATATTCCCGTAGAAAGTATTGATGTAATTATTTCAGCAATTAAAAATAAAAACGAAATCTTTTTAGGAAACGAAATTATTATTCCTTTCAATCCTGAAACAGATATCGTTTTTAATAGAAATTTCCTACCATTTCATGCAAACGGATTAACGTTTACAGTTTATACCGAAACTACAGAATACAGCTCAACTTTTTATTCAATTGGTGGTGGGTTTGTTGTAAAAGAAGATGAAAATAATGGAAATGAAGAAATAAAATATGCGTTCCCTTATCCGGTAGATAAAGCAAGTGAATTGTTAGACTTTTGTCATAAAGAAAATAAATCGATTTCTCAAATAGTTTATGAAAATGAAAAATCGATGCGAACTGAAGAAGAAATTAACTCTGAATTACTTCGCATTTGGGATACCATGTTAGAATGTATGTACATTGGTTGCCATACTGAAGGAACACTTCCTGGTGGATTAAATGTCAGACGTCGTGCTTATGATATGCATAAAAACTTAATTGGTGTTTTACCTTATGATGATCCTTATTCTTGGTTACAAATTATTAGACAAACAGAAGTTAAGTTTAGACAAATTCTAAAATGGGTTTCGTGTTTTGCACTTTCAGTTAATGAAGTAAATGCTTCTTTAGGTAGAGTGGTTACTGCACCTACAAACGGAAGCGCCGGAGTTATTCCTGCTGTTCTAATGTATTATATGGTAATTGAAAACCACGAAGCAAACGAGGAACAAATTAAACAATTTTTAATGGTTGCGGGCGAAATTGGCTCAATCTTCAAAAAAGGTGCAACTATTTCTGCCGCTATGGGTGGATGTCAAGCTGAAATTGGAGTTTCAAGTGCAATGGCTGCTGGGGCGTTATGTGAAGTTATGGGCGGAACTCCAGATCAAGTTTTAGTTGCTGCTGAAATTGCTATGGAACATCATTTAGGACTAACTTGTGACCCTATTGGTGGTTTGGTACAAATTCCATGCATTGAAAGAAACACTATGGGGGCAATAAAAGCAATTAATGCTGCCGAGCTTGCTTTAGAAACTGATGCTAAAAATGTAAAAGTTCCTTTAGATAAAGTAGTCAACACTATGTGGGAAACTGCAAAAGATATGAACTCTAAGTATAAAGAAACTTCTGAAGGCGGATTAGCCATTGGTGTTAATTTAGCAGATTGTTAA
- a CDS encoding four helix bundle protein: MHNFKELEIWKRSRLFCSKVYDITSEFTESEKFGLTNQLRRASVSVPSNIAEGSSRNSNKEFGRFLEIAIGSCYELETQLLISLDLKFISPNTIEELLRDLNEIVKMIVRFKSVLKI, encoded by the coding sequence ATGCATAATTTTAAGGAATTAGAAATTTGGAAAAGAAGTCGATTGTTTTGTTCAAAAGTTTACGATATAACCTCTGAATTTACAGAATCGGAGAAATTTGGGTTAACGAATCAACTTAGAAGAGCTTCTGTTTCAGTTCCATCTAATATTGCTGAAGGTTCGTCAAGAAATTCAAATAAAGAATTTGGGCGGTTTTTAGAAATCGCTATTGGTTCATGCTACGAATTAGAAACTCAATTATTAATTTCTTTAGATTTAAAGTTTATTTCACCTAACACAATTGAAGAGTTACTTAGAGATTTGAATGAAATTGTTAAAATGATTGTTCGATTTAAATCAGTACTAAAAATCTAA